The following are from one region of the Microbacterium paraoxydans genome:
- a CDS encoding LacI family DNA-binding transcriptional regulator, which produces MTPGKRVTIADIARMAGVSPGAVSFALNGRPGVSEETRQRILSIIEEHHWQPSSAARALVGARANAVGFALARPARSLGSEAFFTDLIAGIESRLSESKVGLQLRLVADIDEEMEVHRQWRSSNQVDGIILIDPRDDDPRGARITALDARAVMIGSKPSPDGAVPSVWIGDDTVAETLFSYLAALGHTRIAYVAGPAELEHTRLRAEVLERMAADGVSGEVITTDFSPARASAVTRALLSGRQRPTAIVYDNDVMAVAGLRVAQEMGRAVPRDVSLASFDDSVIAGLINPSITAMTRDTFELGEQAATLLLQQIEAGTTLPSVQGPTPVLTARESTAPPPR; this is translated from the coding sequence ATGACCCCGGGGAAACGCGTAACCATCGCGGATATCGCGCGCATGGCCGGCGTCTCCCCCGGCGCCGTATCGTTCGCCCTCAACGGTCGTCCCGGCGTGAGCGAGGAGACGCGGCAGCGCATCCTCTCGATCATCGAGGAGCACCACTGGCAGCCGAGCTCCGCCGCGCGCGCCCTCGTCGGCGCCCGGGCCAACGCGGTCGGGTTCGCCCTCGCCCGCCCGGCGCGCTCCCTCGGCTCCGAGGCCTTCTTCACCGACCTCATCGCCGGCATCGAGTCCCGGCTCTCCGAGAGCAAGGTCGGTCTGCAACTCCGCCTCGTCGCCGACATCGACGAGGAGATGGAGGTGCATCGGCAGTGGCGGTCGTCGAATCAGGTCGACGGCATCATCCTCATCGACCCGCGCGACGACGACCCGCGCGGCGCGCGCATCACGGCCCTGGACGCCCGCGCCGTCATGATCGGCTCGAAGCCCTCCCCGGACGGCGCGGTGCCCAGCGTGTGGATCGGCGACGACACCGTCGCGGAGACCCTGTTCTCCTACCTCGCCGCCCTCGGTCACACGCGCATCGCCTACGTCGCCGGTCCGGCTGAACTGGAGCACACCCGTCTGCGCGCCGAGGTGCTGGAGCGGATGGCGGCGGACGGCGTCTCCGGTGAGGTCATCACGACCGACTTCTCCCCCGCCCGCGCCTCCGCCGTGACGCGCGCGCTGCTCTCCGGCCGGCAGCGCCCGACCGCGATCGTGTACGACAACGACGTGATGGCCGTCGCCGGCCTCCGGGTCGCCCAGGAGATGGGCCGGGCGGTTCCCCGCGACGTCTCCCTCGCGTCGTTCGACGACTCGGTCATCGCGGGTCTCATCAACCCGTCGATCACCGCGATGACCCGCGACACGTTCGAGCTCGGCGAGCAGGCCGCCACGCTTCTGCTGCAGCAGATCGAGGCCGGCACCACGCTGCCGAGCGTCCAGGGCCCGACCCCGGTGCTCACCGCTCGCGAGAGCACCGCGCCACCACCCCGCTGA
- a CDS encoding glycoside hydrolase 5 family protein yields the protein MTQRGALDAPLRFGANYTPSTDWMHSWLDFTPDDVRRDFAALAALGLDHVRVFPLWTVLQPNRTLIRAKAIDDVRTMVDIAAEFGLDASVDVIQGHLSSFDFVPSWLYTWHDRNMFTDPSALDGQAQLVERLAGALRDAPNFLGLTLGNETNQFSAHTHPSPWPVTTDEAGGWIEALLAAADRGAPGLPHVHSEYDAVWYMDDHGFTPAHASRLGAMTTIHSWIFNGTAQRYGGRSIAADRHAEYLIELSRAFATDPARPIWLQEVGAPSNCLDESEMPGFLEATVRSALRTENLWGVTWWCSHDVSRELADFPELEYSLGLIDQEGAAKPLGRRFAELIPELRTRTAAPARPTAIVVDVDEQEVPVSRAALSPGGAVFQAWVDACAAGEDPSLVTSRTAQDPAALEARSIHRLIHPAPSASDVTRYASVNTVV from the coding sequence ATGACGCAGCGCGGCGCTCTCGACGCCCCACTTCGCTTCGGGGCGAACTACACGCCGTCGACGGACTGGATGCACTCCTGGCTCGACTTCACCCCGGACGACGTGCGTCGCGACTTCGCGGCCCTCGCCGCACTCGGCCTCGACCACGTGCGCGTGTTCCCGCTCTGGACCGTCCTGCAGCCCAACCGCACCCTCATCCGGGCGAAGGCGATCGACGACGTGCGCACCATGGTCGACATCGCCGCCGAGTTCGGCCTGGACGCGAGCGTCGATGTCATCCAGGGGCATCTGTCGAGCTTCGACTTCGTCCCGTCCTGGCTGTACACCTGGCACGACCGGAACATGTTCACCGATCCGAGCGCCCTGGACGGCCAGGCGCAGCTCGTGGAGCGGCTGGCCGGCGCGCTGCGGGACGCCCCGAACTTCCTCGGGCTCACGCTCGGCAACGAGACGAATCAGTTCTCGGCGCACACCCATCCCTCGCCGTGGCCGGTCACGACGGATGAGGCCGGCGGGTGGATCGAGGCCCTGCTCGCCGCCGCGGACCGGGGAGCTCCCGGGCTGCCGCACGTGCACAGCGAGTACGACGCGGTCTGGTACATGGACGATCACGGGTTCACGCCGGCGCATGCCTCCCGGCTCGGCGCGATGACGACCATCCACTCCTGGATCTTCAACGGCACCGCCCAGCGCTACGGCGGGCGCTCGATCGCCGCCGACCGCCACGCGGAGTACCTCATCGAGCTGTCCCGCGCGTTCGCGACGGATCCCGCCCGGCCCATCTGGTTGCAGGAGGTGGGTGCCCCCTCGAACTGTCTCGACGAGAGCGAGATGCCCGGGTTCCTCGAGGCCACCGTGCGCTCGGCTCTCCGCACCGAGAACCTCTGGGGTGTGACCTGGTGGTGTTCGCACGACGTGAGCCGGGAGCTCGCCGACTTCCCGGAGCTGGAGTACTCCCTCGGGCTGATCGACCAGGAGGGGGCGGCGAAGCCCCTCGGCCGCCGGTTCGCGGAGCTCATCCCTGAGCTGCGCACCCGCACCGCGGCTCCGGCTCGTCCGACGGCGATCGTGGTGGACGTCGACGAACAGGAGGTGCCGGTGAGCCGGGCGGCCCTGAGCCCCGGCGGCGCGGTCTTCCAGGCCTGGGTCGATGCCTGCGCCGCGGGCGAGGATCCCTCTCTGGTGACCTCCCGCACCGCACAGGATCCCGCGGCGCTGGAGGCACGCAGCATCCACCGTCTCATCCACCCCGCCCCGTCCGCGTCCGACGTGACGCGCTACGCCTCCGTCAACACCGTCGTCTGA
- a CDS encoding ABC transporter substrate-binding protein, which yields MKVPARIVALATFTIGALALVSCTGGGAASDDAGPIDTSGELSGTIQFQTWSLKNEKFTPYFEDLIAAFEEEHPDVTVEWLDQPGDGYQEKILSQANADTLPDVLNLPPDIAYPLVAAGKLVDLDTADPDLKAAYNAGAWDAYSQYPGVEGTYGLPWYLSSDASWWNLAQLAPYGVTEENLPTTVDELLTLAKDVATESGGKVQLLSSIPALDTFTAAGMEVINEEGEFDFNTDEAAAIIEQYADAYAAGAMPAEALTGDYGGNAEAYIQEKVAFTTGGTGFTTDLQKDAPALLENTVATPRLGVAPLYVQGLNVSADSDNKEAALAFAEFATNEENQVAFSSLAVGTAPGTADGGDQVVENIASSVTDEKQLAAIDTVFGAMKDAKALPFQWTSDMATYMTQQIALAVNGEADAKTQLDKIVEYANANRVDQ from the coding sequence ATGAAAGTTCCCGCACGCATTGTCGCTCTGGCAACCTTCACGATCGGCGCCCTGGCGCTCGTGAGCTGCACCGGAGGGGGCGCCGCCTCCGACGACGCCGGCCCCATCGACACCTCCGGCGAGCTCAGCGGAACCATCCAGTTCCAGACCTGGTCGCTGAAGAACGAGAAGTTCACGCCGTACTTCGAAGACCTCATCGCCGCCTTCGAGGAAGAGCACCCGGACGTGACCGTCGAGTGGCTCGACCAGCCCGGCGACGGCTACCAGGAGAAGATCCTGAGCCAGGCGAACGCCGACACGCTGCCCGACGTGCTCAACCTGCCGCCGGACATCGCCTACCCCCTCGTCGCGGCGGGGAAGCTCGTCGATCTGGACACCGCGGATCCGGACCTGAAGGCGGCGTACAACGCCGGGGCCTGGGACGCGTACAGCCAGTACCCCGGCGTCGAGGGCACCTACGGCCTGCCCTGGTACCTCTCCAGTGACGCGTCCTGGTGGAACCTCGCCCAGCTCGCCCCGTACGGCGTCACCGAGGAGAACCTCCCGACGACGGTCGACGAGCTGCTCACACTCGCGAAGGACGTCGCCACGGAGTCCGGCGGCAAGGTCCAGCTCCTCTCCTCGATCCCGGCGCTCGACACCTTCACCGCCGCCGGCATGGAGGTCATCAACGAGGAGGGCGAGTTCGACTTCAACACCGACGAGGCCGCCGCGATCATCGAGCAGTACGCCGACGCCTACGCGGCGGGCGCGATGCCCGCGGAGGCACTGACCGGTGACTACGGCGGGAACGCGGAGGCGTACATCCAGGAGAAGGTCGCCTTCACGACCGGCGGCACCGGCTTCACGACCGATCTGCAGAAGGACGCCCCGGCACTGCTGGAGAACACCGTCGCCACCCCGCGCCTCGGTGTCGCCCCGCTCTACGTGCAGGGCCTCAACGTCTCCGCCGACTCCGACAACAAGGAAGCGGCCCTCGCGTTCGCCGAGTTCGCGACGAACGAGGAGAACCAGGTCGCGTTCTCCTCCCTCGCGGTCGGCACTGCCCCGGGCACGGCCGACGGCGGCGACCAGGTCGTCGAGAACATCGCCTCCTCGGTCACGGACGAGAAGCAGCTCGCCGCGATCGACACCGTGTTCGGCGCGATGAAGGACGCCAAGGCGCTGCCGTTCCAGTGGACCTCGGACATGGCCACCTACATGACCCAGCAGATCGCTCTCGCCGTGAACGGCGAGGCCGACGCCAAGACGCAGCTCGACAAGATCGTCGAGTACGCCAACGCGAACCGCGTGGACCAGTGA
- a CDS encoding carbohydrate ABC transporter permease, whose protein sequence is MRSHKWFTPWLLLAPAVIWVLVFALWPFLNTVVLSFTDARPLRTPEFVGGANYERMFGDEMFWNALTTCLIYVVVCVPLLTVLPLLLALLVQKKLPGISFFRTTFYFPVIASVVVVALIWTWLFDSRGIINQTLEFLGLIDQPMAFLVDRWLLLGCAILLTVWKGLGYYMVVYLAALGNVGKELHEAAMLDGASSFRRFLSVTIPSVRGAMLLIAVLIAVSAMRVFAELDVLSKSTGGPGGYDMSLVMLIRQVGSGLNGNIGYASAISVALFLLTLVPLAAIAFMNREKKAKVSA, encoded by the coding sequence ATGAGATCCCACAAGTGGTTCACCCCGTGGCTGCTCCTCGCCCCCGCCGTGATCTGGGTGCTGGTGTTCGCGCTCTGGCCGTTCCTGAACACCGTCGTCCTCAGCTTCACGGACGCCCGCCCCCTGCGGACCCCGGAGTTCGTCGGCGGCGCGAACTACGAGCGCATGTTCGGCGACGAGATGTTCTGGAACGCGCTGACCACCTGCCTCATCTACGTGGTCGTGTGCGTGCCGCTGCTCACGGTCCTCCCGCTGCTCCTCGCCCTCCTCGTGCAGAAGAAGCTCCCCGGCATCTCGTTCTTCCGCACCACGTTCTACTTCCCCGTCATCGCCTCGGTCGTCGTCGTCGCCCTCATCTGGACCTGGCTGTTCGACAGCCGGGGCATCATCAACCAGACACTGGAGTTCCTCGGCCTCATCGATCAGCCGATGGCCTTCCTCGTCGACCGCTGGCTGCTGCTCGGCTGCGCGATCCTGCTCACGGTGTGGAAAGGACTCGGGTACTACATGGTGGTGTACCTCGCCGCCCTGGGGAACGTGGGCAAGGAACTGCACGAGGCCGCGATGCTCGACGGTGCGAGCTCCTTCCGCCGCTTCCTCTCCGTCACGATCCCGTCCGTGCGCGGGGCGATGCTCCTCATCGCGGTGCTGATCGCGGTGTCCGCCATGCGCGTGTTCGCCGAGCTCGACGTGCTCTCCAAGAGCACGGGCGGCCCCGGCGGCTACGACATGTCGCTCGTGATGCTCATCCGCCAGGTGGGCTCGGGCCTGAACGGCAACATCGGCTACGCATCCGCGATCAGCGTGGCGCTGTTCCTCCTCACGCTCGTGCCGCTCGCGGCGATCGCGTTCATGAACCGCGAGAAGAAGGCGAAGGTCTCCGCATGA
- a CDS encoding carbohydrate ABC transporter permease: MTTLTTPPVESTPPVEEAPRPGRERIFRRRGSGDFSKPTLGGLIGRYALLLFVLFLVIGPFVWQLSTSFKGPQENIYSFPPELIPRDPTLQNYTRVADIVPVYLYAWHSLLVSLGTVLSNVILATFAGYALGCMRFRGKWIVMGILLSTLLFPGEVTVTSNFLTIRALGLADTLWGVFLPGAISAMNVLLVATACRMIPKDVLDAATVDGATTWQRIRHIVWPNIRGMVSVVAIFAFIGAWDDYLWPLIVLSDPAKYTLTVGMAYLNSSFSVDPRLIAAGTMIALVPIVIMFSFTQRFFFKGVQEGALKG, encoded by the coding sequence ATGACGACTCTGACGACGCCCCCGGTGGAGAGCACTCCGCCCGTGGAGGAGGCACCGCGGCCCGGCCGCGAACGCATCTTCCGCCGCCGCGGCTCCGGAGACTTCAGCAAGCCCACGCTCGGCGGACTCATCGGCCGATACGCGCTGCTGCTGTTCGTCCTCTTCCTCGTCATCGGCCCCTTCGTCTGGCAGCTCTCCACGTCGTTCAAGGGACCGCAGGAGAACATCTACTCCTTCCCACCCGAGCTCATCCCCCGCGATCCGACGCTGCAGAACTACACGAGGGTCGCCGACATCGTCCCCGTCTACCTCTACGCCTGGCACTCGCTGCTCGTCTCGCTCGGCACCGTGCTCAGCAACGTGATCCTGGCCACGTTCGCCGGCTACGCCCTGGGCTGCATGCGCTTCCGCGGGAAGTGGATCGTCATGGGCATCCTGCTGTCCACGCTGCTGTTCCCCGGCGAGGTCACGGTCACCAGCAACTTCCTCACCATCCGCGCGCTCGGGCTCGCCGATACCCTGTGGGGCGTGTTCCTCCCGGGAGCGATCAGCGCCATGAACGTGCTGCTCGTCGCCACCGCGTGCCGCATGATCCCGAAGGACGTGCTCGACGCGGCCACCGTCGACGGTGCGACCACGTGGCAGCGCATCCGGCACATCGTGTGGCCGAACATCCGCGGCATGGTCTCGGTGGTGGCGATCTTCGCCTTCATCGGCGCGTGGGACGACTACCTCTGGCCGCTCATCGTGCTGTCCGACCCGGCGAAGTACACCCTGACCGTGGGCATGGCCTACCTCAACAGCAGCTTCTCGGTCGATCCGCGACTCATCGCCGCCGGCACCATGATCGCGCTCGTGCCCATCGTGATCATGTTCTCGTTCACGCAGCGCTTCTTCTTCAAGGGCGTGCAGGAGGGTGCGCTGAAGGGGTGA
- a CDS encoding GH92 family glycosyl hydrolase, with protein MNAPLLRPASGPADPPSSRPHAGVLPGVIFAYTFDPSRGAQRIDVPGLDGIVLTPDTVLHWAFYADGPAATLAPWAGLAVAVDVRTPDGSRLSDITAVRDRYDFPLTAEGQFAARWSMPEQWNADSVALAPLAVGRGTGTGTVELVLGTAELASTPDVPAEVSGFVQVRVEERPAPDDLPPVERVDTRRGSHSGSRFSRGNTIPAVAVPHGFTFVTPATDAADPRWPYRPFVHDDPQGRRLEALQFSHQPSPWIGDRAVLQFMPFRGTPTSDRAARRRWIVPESERARPHEYAADLGDGLQVEMTATSHAAAFRVRCEDPHAAVGFVIDQLTDDGRLTFTDAGFEGWIPEGPEGWGNAPRCYFAGTVHSASDVAKGALDDDGRARVAGFVRAGGAVEVRVGVSFLSVAQARHSLALEAPPAAPFDELRARAATAWNRLLGRVTIPPLPEAERPFRGLADEEQRARIAAALHRMHLYPNTAAENAGTADAPEWRFADVFAARTAFGESATGAPVVEGELVVNNGYWDTYRTEWPALALLDPALAGRLLDGQLAQYRRGGWMARWSAPGYVDSMVGTSSDQIFADAERWDVPFDREAAFESGWRHACEPGPDPRRGRKGIGRGRFLGFIPSDVPEGMSWSIENAVSDAALGRFAARLAASAAADQAARYRAFARYFANRSRAARVLFDPASKFFRGRAADGSFAPDFDPRVWGGDNVETNAWGMSVGMVHDGPGLAALHGGRTGLGRHLDALFAEPETADERFGGAYGTVIHEQREARAQRSGMCALSNQPAHHIPFMYAFSDRPWHSAGLVHGLARRLFAGAHIGQGFPGDEDNGEMSAWWLWAALGLYPLELAAGSLRIGSPLSDDIRVARGDGSSLRIRSRRSSPEAHVLEEARLDGRRLPTADLPIDALQRDTVLELVFGTDPARALESGEDALDAEPWHRDLTGGEGEAVASADVREARRLFDDGDPQGDEGVRLPEGSWVGWRFPSPRGLTDITVTSRGPVAAGVLRGEVEGADGRWHPLTTTHLEGLAPDRTTPFALETRVVTSAVRIRADAEVTLRQIELFDLD; from the coding sequence GTGAACGCGCCGCTGCTCCGCCCGGCCTCCGGTCCCGCGGATCCTCCGTCGTCGCGCCCGCACGCCGGAGTGCTCCCCGGAGTCATCTTCGCGTACACGTTCGACCCCTCCCGCGGGGCGCAGCGGATCGACGTCCCCGGCCTCGACGGCATCGTCCTCACCCCGGACACCGTGCTGCACTGGGCGTTCTACGCCGACGGCCCTGCGGCGACCCTCGCGCCGTGGGCCGGGCTCGCGGTCGCCGTCGACGTGCGGACCCCCGACGGCAGCCGGCTGAGCGACATCACCGCCGTCCGCGACCGCTACGACTTCCCGCTCACGGCCGAGGGGCAGTTCGCCGCCCGGTGGAGCATGCCCGAGCAGTGGAACGCCGACAGCGTCGCCCTCGCGCCCCTCGCCGTCGGGAGGGGCACCGGGACGGGCACGGTCGAGCTCGTCCTCGGCACGGCCGAGCTGGCGAGCACGCCGGATGTGCCCGCCGAGGTCAGCGGCTTCGTCCAGGTCCGCGTCGAGGAGCGCCCTGCCCCCGACGATCTCCCACCCGTCGAGCGGGTCGACACCCGGCGCGGCTCCCACTCCGGCTCCCGCTTCTCCCGCGGGAACACGATCCCAGCGGTCGCCGTGCCCCACGGCTTCACCTTCGTCACGCCCGCGACCGACGCGGCGGACCCGCGCTGGCCCTATCGTCCGTTCGTGCACGACGATCCGCAGGGACGGCGTCTCGAAGCCCTGCAGTTCTCGCACCAGCCCAGCCCGTGGATCGGCGATCGCGCGGTGCTCCAGTTCATGCCGTTCCGGGGGACGCCGACGTCGGACAGGGCGGCCCGGCGTCGCTGGATCGTCCCCGAGAGCGAGCGCGCCCGCCCGCACGAGTACGCCGCGGACCTCGGCGATGGGCTGCAGGTCGAGATGACCGCGACCTCGCACGCCGCGGCGTTCCGCGTGCGGTGCGAGGACCCGCACGCCGCCGTGGGGTTCGTGATCGACCAGCTCACGGACGACGGCCGACTCACCTTCACGGACGCCGGCTTCGAGGGCTGGATCCCCGAGGGGCCTGAGGGCTGGGGGAACGCGCCGCGCTGCTACTTCGCCGGGACCGTGCACAGCGCATCGGACGTCGCGAAGGGCGCCCTGGACGACGACGGGCGTGCCAGGGTCGCGGGCTTCGTCCGCGCCGGGGGCGCCGTCGAGGTGCGGGTCGGGGTCTCGTTCCTCTCCGTCGCGCAGGCTCGGCACAGCCTCGCCCTCGAGGCCCCTCCCGCCGCCCCCTTCGACGAGCTCCGCGCCCGCGCGGCCACCGCGTGGAACCGCCTGCTCGGGCGCGTGACGATCCCCCCGCTCCCCGAGGCCGAGCGCCCGTTCCGCGGCCTGGCCGACGAGGAGCAGCGCGCCCGGATCGCCGCCGCACTCCACCGGATGCACCTGTATCCGAACACGGCGGCGGAGAACGCGGGCACCGCGGACGCGCCGGAGTGGCGCTTCGCCGACGTGTTCGCCGCGCGGACCGCCTTCGGCGAGTCGGCAACGGGGGCGCCGGTCGTGGAGGGCGAGCTCGTCGTCAACAACGGCTACTGGGACACGTACCGCACCGAGTGGCCCGCGCTCGCACTCCTCGACCCCGCGCTGGCCGGGCGCCTGCTGGACGGGCAGCTCGCCCAGTATCGCCGCGGCGGCTGGATGGCCCGCTGGAGCGCCCCCGGGTACGTCGACAGCATGGTCGGCACCTCGAGCGACCAGATCTTCGCCGACGCGGAACGCTGGGACGTGCCCTTCGACCGGGAGGCGGCGTTCGAGAGCGGGTGGCGCCACGCGTGCGAGCCGGGACCCGATCCGCGACGGGGTCGCAAGGGCATCGGCCGCGGGCGCTTCCTCGGCTTCATCCCGTCCGACGTGCCGGAGGGGATGAGCTGGAGCATCGAGAACGCCGTGAGCGACGCCGCCCTCGGCCGGTTCGCCGCCCGACTCGCGGCATCAGCGGCGGCGGACCAGGCCGCGCGCTATCGGGCCTTCGCGCGGTACTTCGCGAATCGCTCCCGCGCGGCGCGCGTGCTCTTCGACCCGGCGTCCAAATTCTTCCGCGGTCGCGCGGCGGACGGGTCGTTCGCGCCGGATTTCGATCCTCGGGTCTGGGGTGGCGACAACGTCGAGACGAACGCCTGGGGCATGTCGGTCGGCATGGTGCACGACGGGCCGGGACTCGCGGCGCTGCACGGCGGGCGGACCGGACTCGGCCGGCACCTCGACGCCCTCTTCGCGGAGCCGGAGACCGCCGACGAGCGCTTCGGCGGTGCGTACGGCACGGTCATCCACGAGCAGCGCGAAGCCCGCGCCCAGCGGTCGGGCATGTGCGCCCTGTCGAACCAGCCGGCCCACCACATCCCCTTCATGTACGCCTTCAGCGACCGGCCGTGGCACAGCGCGGGCCTCGTGCACGGCCTCGCGCGCCGCCTCTTCGCCGGTGCGCACATCGGCCAGGGCTTCCCGGGCGACGAGGACAACGGAGAGATGAGCGCTTGGTGGCTCTGGGCTGCGCTCGGCCTGTATCCCCTGGAGCTCGCTGCGGGGTCTCTGCGGATCGGGTCGCCGCTCTCGGACGACATCCGGGTCGCGCGCGGAGACGGCTCGTCGCTGCGCATCCGCTCGCGACGGAGCTCCCCCGAAGCCCACGTGCTGGAGGAAGCACGCCTGGACGGACGCCGGCTGCCCACCGCCGACCTCCCGATCGACGCACTCCAGCGAGATACGGTGCTCGAGCTCGTGTTCGGCACGGACCCGGCGCGCGCGTTGGAGAGCGGGGAGGACGCGCTCGACGCGGAGCCGTGGCACCGCGACCTCACGGGCGGAGAGGGAGAGGCCGTCGCCTCCGCGGATGTCCGCGAGGCGCGGCGCCTGTTCGACGACGGCGACCCGCAGGGTGACGAAGGCGTCAGGCTGCCGGAAGGCTCGTGGGTGGGCTGGCGATTCCCCTCACCCCGCGGACTCACCGACATCACCGTCACGAGCCGCGGGCCCGTCGCGGCCGGTGTGCTGCGCGGGGAGGTGGAGGGGGCCGACGGTCGCTGGCACCCGCTCACCACGACGCACCTCGAAGGGCTGGCGCCCGATCGCACGACGCCGTTCGCTCTGGAGACGCGGGTCGTGACCTCGGCCGTCCGCATCCGCGCGGACGCCGAGGTCACGCTCCGTCAGATCGAGCTCTTCGATCTGGACTGA